CTTATGGGTCAGTTTTTAGAAGAAATGTTTAGGGGCATTGGTATATTTTGTAAAAGGTTATCTCTTACATGAAAATTAGTTAGTGAATATTTGTAACCCAAATTTTAAttatttgactttattttaaatttgaatttgaactggGTTTGGATCAAAGTGAGGTTTAGCAACTTGAttatgatgacatggcatcattaggcAGGAGATTACTGTAGcgtgattctcagggtgttacaccCACACGGCCGTGGTTCTCTCGGAGCGGCTATACTTGGCCAAACGATCTGCAACACTATTTTGACTACGAAGAATTTTCTGGGGTAAAAACTCCCTATCACCCATGAGCTCCTTAATCTCAAGGACTAGCTGGCCATACGCTGATCTATTGAGGCAGTTGCTTGACAAGGAAGAAAGAGCTGTAGCCGAGTCAGACTGCACAACCACCGGGAGCGTAGAGTGTGGTATAGCCAGGGCCATACCTTGCATGAGGGCATGAACTTCTGCTTCCAATGCATCGTTACAGTTGAAGATATAATGATAGGCTGCAAACAACACTTTACCAGTCTCATCACGAAGGACCATACCTGCTGCCGCAGTTCCATCTGATTCCTGGAAGGAACCATCAACGGACAGGGCGACAGTACCCCTCCTAGGAGCAGGCCATGGGGCGGAGGCCTGTATAGTTTTTAGCTTTGGTGCATGGTCAGATGCATTCATCTTGCCTTTAATAATCTCCTCCGTGCTAAAGCGTCCTGCAAGCTTAACAGACTTGTAATAACTATCCAGGAATTCCACCGTAACAAGCACCGGTGGTATTTCCTTCCCATGAGATGCATCAGACCGCAAGTGCCAGATACGCCATATCAGTATAATCACCATGTCCCGGACATCATCTGAGCAGTTGGCAAGAAGGTTAAGTAACAATTCCTTACCTGAGTTAATCAGTACTTCATCCGGCGGCAGCGGCCACCGACCTCTCATTCCCTGCCAGATTAGCCGGGCGTTATCACATGTAACCAGGGCATGAAACCCATCTTCCTCCTCTATGCCGCATAATGGACAAGTAGCGCGTTTTGATAGGTGTCTGTACTTTTTGCAAGAAGCAGTTGGCAGCGCTCCCGCCAAAGCTTTCCAAGCTGTTATCCTGTTCTTttatgcctggccaataaaataaccagtggcaaaccaatgagtactttgaatgtactcgtaGCAACCCATGTTATGGATCAAGGTACAACAATGTATGATATAGCACTAACTAGGTAATTTTGCGgaaagctagttttgagtgcaaTGACATGTCCTAACAACTTTGTAAAGCATGCATCATAAGGATTCAGATATCCATGTGGACAAGTTACAAATATCAACATAAACAGAGTTTGGATCAACTCCAACTTAATCAACATGTCGAGTCATTCGACTTGACTCAAGTAGTTCTCTCCCACATACACACACCAGGTTTTTGTAAACAatggacgtagcccaagagcggtcatccaactgtccttgaccgtggacacggctattcgaatagttttacactctacagaggttgcacactttactcacaagatccggggaactccCGTGTCagccacgacccgcggtacctcaagtacctggggtgagcacccgatcactatctttccctagtcGTGACTAACATATAGTCCACTCGATTGGCAACAACCCCCGTGCCAACATTCTCACAATTTTATCATTGTCTCTGGAGCCTCGCTCCTAGACATATCGCAGAACCATGCATGgaggtaccaacggtgtgtccggtgccctgtaaaaacagtcatggccgcctatccaagcacgaccccgtcccgagagtgaccac
The Aegilops tauschii subsp. strangulata cultivar AL8/78 chromosome 3, Aet v6.0, whole genome shotgun sequence genome window above contains:
- the LOC141043091 gene encoding uncharacterized protein, yielding MRGRWPLPPDEVLINSGKELLLNLLANCSDDVRDMVIILIWRIWHLRSDASHGKEIPPVLVTVEFLDSYYKSVKLAGRFSTEEIIKGKMNASDHAPKLKTIQASAPWPAPRRGTVALSVDGSFQESDGTAAAGMVLRDETGKVLFAAYHYIFNCNDALEAEVHALMQGMALAIPHSTLPVVVQSDSATALSSLSSNCLNRSAYGQLVLEIKELMGDREFLPQKILRSQNSVADRLAKYSRSERTTAVWV